In one Pseudomonadales bacterium genomic region, the following are encoded:
- a CDS encoding flagellar biosynthesis protein FlgE: protein MAVNPMMESVFNAGVNGMNSAIRGVKQAAQEVAELNKTGTAEDGSRTYADIEDVTDAITRLKLYERQVQASAKVVETADEVLGFLLDVRA, encoded by the coding sequence ATGGCTGTGAATCCGATGATGGAGAGCGTTTTCAACGCTGGCGTCAATGGGATGAATTCGGCGATCAGAGGTGTGAAACAGGCTGCACAGGAAGTCGCTGAACTGAACAAGACGGGCACCGCGGAAGATGGCAGCCGAACCTATGCGGATATTGAAGACGTCACGGATGCGATCACCCGGTTGAAGCTCTACGAGCGCCAGGTCCAGGCCTCGGCAAAAGTGGTGGAAACCGCAGACGAAGTGCTCGGCTTCCTGCTCGACGTGCGGGCCTGA